A genome region from Gallaecimonas xiamenensis 3-C-1 includes the following:
- the pepB gene encoding aminopeptidase PepB, whose product MMSDWLKVNLSAQTAAAQWGPNALLSFNEGSATVHATERRRIQQAGRRLRSQGLTQVELGEGFGQEQQWAFAEGFMSALGGEQIRWAGDSAELEARFKVARWVRDITNKGPEQQSPQMLASEAASFITALGGEKVSYKMISGEALKDAGWTGLYNVGRGSERPPVMLVLDYNPGTEDTPVAAALVGKGITFDSGGYSIKASEGMLYMKADMGGAAMVAGGLALSILRGLQKRVRLILCCAENLVSGNAYKLGDVLTYKNGTTVEIVNTDAEGRLVLADGLLVASESGAPLIIDAATLTGAAVTAVGSSYNALFALDREMAAKVNAIANAEDEPAWPLPLEPFHQFECPSAYADTANSRPVKGGGAGGASNAAGFLSRFVRDQGQGWVHLDLAACFNNNENGLWSAGATARGIRTIARSLLDLT is encoded by the coding sequence TTGATGAGTGATTGGTTGAAGGTCAATTTGTCTGCCCAAACCGCAGCCGCCCAATGGGGCCCCAATGCCCTGCTGAGCTTTAACGAAGGCAGCGCCACTGTCCACGCCACCGAGCGCCGCCGTATCCAGCAGGCCGGCCGCCGCCTGCGCAGCCAGGGCCTGACCCAGGTCGAGTTGGGCGAAGGTTTCGGCCAGGAGCAGCAGTGGGCCTTTGCCGAAGGCTTCATGTCCGCCCTGGGCGGCGAGCAAATTCGTTGGGCCGGTGACAGCGCTGAACTTGAAGCCCGCTTCAAGGTAGCCCGCTGGGTGCGCGACATCACCAACAAGGGCCCCGAGCAGCAATCTCCCCAGATGCTGGCGTCCGAAGCTGCTTCCTTTATTACTGCTCTGGGTGGTGAAAAGGTCAGCTATAAGATGATCTCCGGCGAGGCCCTCAAGGATGCCGGCTGGACCGGCCTATACAATGTGGGCCGAGGTTCAGAGCGCCCCCCTGTGATGCTGGTGCTGGACTATAACCCCGGTACCGAAGACACCCCGGTGGCCGCCGCCCTGGTGGGCAAGGGCATTACCTTTGACTCAGGTGGCTACTCCATCAAGGCCTCCGAAGGCATGCTCTATATGAAGGCCGACATGGGCGGCGCCGCCATGGTGGCCGGTGGCCTGGCCCTGTCCATACTGCGTGGCCTGCAAAAGCGGGTGCGGCTGATCCTCTGCTGCGCCGAGAACCTGGTGTCCGGCAATGCTTACAAGCTAGGTGACGTGCTGACTTATAAGAACGGCACCACAGTCGAGATCGTCAACACCGACGCCGAAGGCCGCCTGGTATTGGCCGACGGCCTGTTGGTGGCCAGCGAGTCCGGTGCGCCGCTTATCATCGATGCCGCCACCCTCACCGGCGCCGCCGTTACCGCCGTGGGCAGCAGCTACAACGCCCTCTTTGCCCTGGACCGGGAGATGGCCGCCAAGGTTAACGCCATTGCCAATGCCGAAGACGAGCCAGCCTGGCCGCTGCCCTTGGAGCCCTTCCACCAGTTCGAGTGCCCCAGTGCCTACGCTGACACCGCCAACAGCCGACCGGTTAAAGGTGGCGGTGCCGGTGGCGCGTCCAATGCCGCCGGCTTCCTGTCCCGCTTTGTGCGTGACCAGGGGCAAGGCTGGGTACACCTGGATTTGGCCGCCTGTTTTAACAACAACGAGAACGGCCTCTGGTCGGCCGGTGCCACGGCGCGGGGTATCCGCACCATAGCCCGCAGCTTGTTGGACTTGACCTGA
- the sfsA gene encoding DNA/RNA nuclease SfsA, with product MKFQPPLERATLIRRYKRFLADIDSPRGELTIHCANTGAMTGCGDSGDSIWYRYDPSPKKKLVGSWELTEKDGHLICINTARANSLVKEALAEGSIEELAWADKVLPEQADGHGSRVDFVLEGQGRRLWLEVKSVTLHLGDGLGAFPDAKSQRALKHLDALVAKVQAGEEAALLFTVLHTGIDKVQAASHIDPAYAQRLTEVVQAGVKVLARKARIDKDTMVLDRPVKVVI from the coding sequence ATGAAGTTTCAGCCGCCCTTGGAAAGGGCGACCCTTATCCGCCGTTACAAGCGTTTCTTGGCCGACATCGACAGCCCCCGTGGTGAACTGACCATCCACTGTGCTAACACCGGCGCCATGACCGGCTGTGGCGACAGTGGCGACAGCATCTGGTACCGCTACGACCCCAGTCCCAAAAAGAAACTGGTAGGCAGCTGGGAACTGACCGAAAAGGACGGCCACCTGATTTGCATCAATACTGCCAGGGCCAACAGCCTGGTAAAAGAGGCCCTGGCCGAGGGCAGCATCGAAGAGCTGGCCTGGGCAGACAAGGTGCTGCCTGAACAGGCCGACGGCCATGGCAGCCGGGTCGACTTCGTACTGGAAGGCCAGGGCCGACGGCTGTGGCTGGAGGTCAAAAGCGTCACCCTGCACCTGGGGGATGGCCTGGGTGCTTTTCCCGACGCGAAAAGCCAAAGGGCCCTCAAGCATCTGGACGCTCTGGTCGCCAAGGTGCAGGCAGGCGAGGAAGCTGCACTTTTGTTTACAGTACTGCACACAGGTATCGATAAAGTGCAGGCGGCCAGCCACATCGATCCGGCCTATGCTCAAAGGCTTACAGAGGTGGTACAGGCCGGTGTAAAGGTATTGGCCCGCAAGGCCCGGATCGATAAAGACACAATGGTTCTTGACAGGCCTGTGAAAGTCGTCATCTAG
- the dksA gene encoding RNA polymerase-binding protein DksA, translating to MAEIKKTSSLGVLAIAGVGPYQEKPGEEYMSEGQLAHFRKILEAWRRQLREEVDRTVTHMKDEAANFADPADRASQEEEFSLELRTRDRERKLIKKIEKTLQIIEDGDYGFCESCGVEIGIRRLEARPTAELCIDCKTLAEIREKQMAG from the coding sequence ATGGCTGAAATCAAAAAGACAAGCTCCCTGGGGGTACTGGCGATTGCCGGCGTGGGGCCTTATCAAGAGAAGCCAGGCGAAGAGTACATGAGCGAGGGTCAGCTTGCGCATTTTCGCAAGATCCTCGAAGCATGGCGTCGCCAGCTCAGGGAAGAAGTGGATCGCACCGTGACCCACATGAAGGATGAAGCAGCCAACTTCGCCGACCCGGCGGACAGGGCCTCCCAGGAGGAGGAGTTCAGTCTGGAGCTGCGCACCCGCGACCGCGAGCGCAAACTCATCAAGAAGATTGAAAAAACCCTGCAGATCATCGAAGACGGTGACTACGGCTTCTGCGAGTCCTGTGGCGTTGAGATCGGCATCCGCCGCCTCGAAGCCCGTCCTACTGCCGAGCTTTGCATCGACTGCAAAACCCTGGCGGAGATCCGCGAGAAGCAAATGGCTGGCTGA
- the gluQRS gene encoding tRNA glutamyl-Q(34) synthetase GluQRS, whose amino-acid sequence MAGYVGRFAPSPSGPLHLGSLVAALGSFLDARANQGRWLVRIEDIDPPREMPGASDAILRTLEAFGLHWDDKVRYQSQHHGDYDALLAHLESQGLLYRCACTRKQLKAQGLHQRQHCCPPDKASPAALRFLNEAPLEAFFDRRQGTLTVPPALAAEDFIIHRKDGLYAYQLAVVSDDIDQGMTHIVRGSDLIEATVWQLQLYRALGAPACRYLHLPLVLGQDGQKLSKQNHAAPIDDANPLPALRQALGYLGLATPDTDNKEELLQAAIAQWPYLDDSQPGQARV is encoded by the coding sequence ATGGCCGGTTATGTGGGGCGTTTTGCCCCCAGTCCTTCTGGGCCGCTACACCTGGGTTCCCTGGTGGCGGCCCTAGGTTCTTTTTTGGACGCCCGCGCCAACCAAGGCCGCTGGCTGGTCCGCATCGAAGACATAGACCCTCCCCGTGAAATGCCAGGCGCCAGCGACGCCATCCTCCGTACCCTGGAAGCCTTTGGCCTGCATTGGGACGACAAGGTGCGCTACCAAAGCCAGCATCACGGCGACTATGACGCCCTGTTGGCACACCTGGAGAGCCAGGGCCTGCTGTACCGCTGCGCCTGCACCCGCAAGCAGCTCAAGGCCCAGGGGCTGCACCAGCGCCAGCATTGTTGCCCGCCGGACAAGGCCAGTCCGGCCGCCCTGCGGTTCTTGAACGAGGCCCCTCTGGAGGCCTTTTTCGATCGCCGCCAAGGCACTCTGACCGTCCCCCCTGCCCTGGCAGCGGAAGACTTTATTATCCACCGCAAGGACGGCCTTTATGCCTACCAATTGGCGGTGGTCAGCGACGATATCGACCAAGGCATGACCCATATCGTCAGGGGCAGTGACCTTATTGAGGCCACCGTCTGGCAGTTACAGCTGTATCGGGCCCTTGGTGCCCCGGCCTGCCGTTATCTGCACCTGCCCCTGGTATTGGGGCAAGACGGCCAGAAGCTTTCCAAGCAGAATCATGCCGCCCCCATAGACGATGCCAATCCACTACCGGCCTTGCGCCAAGCCCTGGGTTACCTGGGCCTGGCAACGCCGGATACCGACAACAAAGAAGAGCTACTGCAAGCCGCTATAGCCCAATGGCCTTACCTGGATGATTCTCAACCGGGGCAAGCTCGGGTATGA
- the pcnB gene encoding polynucleotide adenylyltransferase PcnB gives MISRVIDFCRRVVGGKEAQDSTLIPRDEHSISRKDISDNALKVLYRLNKAGYEAYLVGGGVRDLLLGLHPKDFDIVTNARPDDIRKLFRNCRLVGRRFRLAHILFGREIIEVATFRGSLTDNPDAARSDEGMLLRDNAYSDSVEEDALRRDFTINALYYNIADYSILDFAGGLRALKQRRIELIGDPATRYREDPVRMLRAVRFATKLDMSIAPDTAKPIRELAPLLDDIPAARLFEECLKLFMAGHGLDNFRMLCDYGLFQRLFPSLVPFLDDPKARRFIEMALENTDHRVRTDQKSTPAYLFAAFLWPLLDMRAQDILLESGLPTNDAYQIAMNEVLDDQCRRIAIPRRFTTTIREIWTLQTRLDKRAGRRAERLFEHPRFRAAFDFLEMRGEVEGKEIKALAQWWQEYQEQGEPGRRQLVSSLFEAKGPKRRKPRKRRPRKPQAQE, from the coding sequence ATTATTTCCCGAGTCATTGATTTTTGCCGCCGCGTAGTTGGCGGTAAAGAAGCCCAAGACAGCACCCTGATCCCCAGGGACGAACATTCGATCAGCCGCAAGGACATCAGCGACAACGCCCTCAAGGTGCTCTACCGCCTCAACAAGGCCGGCTATGAAGCCTACCTGGTGGGTGGTGGCGTGCGCGATCTGCTGCTGGGCCTGCACCCCAAAGATTTCGATATCGTCACCAACGCCCGGCCCGACGATATCCGTAAATTGTTCCGTAACTGCCGCCTGGTTGGCCGCCGGTTCCGCCTGGCCCATATCCTGTTTGGCCGCGAGATCATTGAAGTGGCCACCTTCAGGGGCAGCCTCACCGACAACCCCGATGCGGCCCGCTCCGACGAGGGCATGCTGCTGCGGGACAACGCTTATTCCGATTCGGTGGAAGAAGACGCCCTGCGCCGCGACTTCACCATCAACGCCCTTTACTACAACATTGCCGACTACAGCATCCTCGACTTCGCCGGTGGCCTAAGGGCCCTCAAGCAACGTCGTATCGAGCTGATTGGCGATCCGGCGACCCGCTACCGCGAAGACCCGGTGCGGATGCTAAGGGCGGTGCGCTTTGCCACCAAGCTGGACATGAGCATAGCCCCGGACACCGCCAAGCCGATCCGCGAGCTGGCGCCGCTGCTGGACGATATTCCCGCAGCCCGCCTGTTCGAAGAGTGCCTCAAGCTGTTTATGGCCGGCCACGGCCTGGACAACTTCCGCATGCTCTGCGACTACGGCCTGTTCCAGCGTCTGTTCCCGAGTCTGGTGCCTTTCCTTGACGATCCCAAAGCCAGGCGCTTTATCGAGATGGCCCTGGAAAACACCGACCACAGGGTCAGGACCGATCAGAAGAGCACCCCAGCCTACCTGTTCGCCGCCTTCCTCTGGCCACTGCTGGACATGCGTGCCCAGGACATCCTGCTCGAATCCGGCCTGCCCACCAACGACGCCTACCAGATCGCCATGAACGAGGTGCTGGACGACCAGTGCCGTCGCATCGCCATTCCGCGCCGTTTTACAACCACCATCCGCGAGATCTGGACCCTGCAAACCCGCCTGGACAAGCGGGCCGGTCGCCGTGCCGAGCGCCTGTTCGAACACCCGCGCTTCCGTGCCGCCTTTGATTTCCTGGAAATGCGTGGCGAAGTGGAAGGCAAGGAGATCAAGGCCCTGGCCCAGTGGTGGCAGGAGTATCAGGAACAAGGGGAGCCGGGCCGCCGCCAGCTGGTGTCCAGCCTCTTTGAAGCCAAGGGCCCCAAGCGGCGCAAGCCCCGCAAACGCCGCCCCCGTAAGCCCCAGGCCCAGGAATGA
- the folK gene encoding 2-amino-4-hydroxy-6-hydroxymethyldihydropteridine diphosphokinase yields MTQAYIGLGSNLASPARQLWHALHALAALPGSRLLGSSSFYASKPMGPQDQPDYVNAVALLDTHLAPLALLDALQGIEQRQGRVRLRRWGERTLDLDLLLYGQEPIEHPRLQVPHPGLKEREFVIVPLLELTPELVLPDRQPLAALAPRAQTLARVAAPL; encoded by the coding sequence ATGACCCAGGCCTACATAGGGCTGGGAAGTAACCTTGCCAGCCCTGCCCGCCAGTTGTGGCATGCCCTCCATGCCCTGGCGGCCCTGCCCGGCAGCCGCCTGCTGGGCAGTTCCAGTTTCTACGCCTCCAAGCCCATGGGTCCCCAGGACCAACCCGACTACGTCAACGCCGTGGCGCTGCTGGACACCCATCTAGCGCCCCTGGCACTGCTGGACGCCCTGCAAGGCATAGAGCAGCGCCAAGGACGGGTCAGGTTGCGCCGCTGGGGGGAACGCACCCTGGATCTGGACCTGCTGCTGTACGGCCAGGAGCCCATAGAGCACCCGCGCCTGCAGGTGCCCCATCCCGGCCTGAAAGAGCGGGAATTTGTGATAGTGCCGCTGCTGGAACTGACCCCCGAACTGGTACTACCAGATAGACAGCCCTTGGCAGCCCTGGCACCCAGGGCGCAGACTCTGGCCCGGGTCGCCGCCCCCCTTTGA
- the panB gene encoding 3-methyl-2-oxobutanoate hydroxymethyltransferase, with product MSKVNEAALRKRISVSTLNKMKQQGQKFSSLTAYDASFAKLFDDQGVHVLLIGDSLGNVVQGLDDTLGVTVQDIAYHTRCVRVATASALVVADLPFMSYATPEQACENAAVLMRAGAQMVKLEGGEWVCDTIRTLVERSVPVCAHIGLMPQSVHVMGGYKVQGKSQEDAERILREAKAVEAAGAQLLVIECVSQKVAKAVTEALSIPVIGIGAGPDTDGQVLVMHDMFGISAGHIPKFSKNFLIEAADMQSAVSRFVSDVAEGRFPAAEHSFD from the coding sequence ATGAGCAAAGTCAACGAAGCCGCACTGCGTAAACGCATCAGTGTGTCGACCCTGAACAAGATGAAGCAGCAGGGTCAGAAATTCTCCAGCCTTACCGCCTACGACGCCAGTTTTGCCAAGCTTTTCGACGATCAAGGCGTCCATGTACTGCTGATCGGGGACTCCCTGGGCAACGTAGTACAGGGCCTGGACGATACCCTGGGCGTGACCGTCCAGGATATCGCCTATCACACCCGCTGCGTGCGCGTCGCTACCGCCAGCGCCCTGGTGGTGGCCGACCTGCCTTTCATGAGTTACGCCACCCCCGAGCAGGCTTGCGAAAATGCCGCCGTGCTGATGCGCGCCGGTGCCCAGATGGTCAAGCTCGAAGGGGGCGAATGGGTCTGCGACACCATCCGTACCCTGGTGGAGCGCTCGGTGCCGGTCTGTGCCCATATCGGTCTGATGCCCCAGTCCGTGCATGTCATGGGCGGCTACAAGGTCCAGGGCAAGTCCCAGGAAGACGCCGAGCGGATCCTCCGTGAAGCCAAGGCCGTGGAAGCGGCTGGTGCCCAGTTGCTGGTCATCGAATGCGTCAGCCAGAAGGTGGCCAAGGCCGTCACCGAGGCCCTGAGCATTCCGGTTATCGGCATCGGTGCCGGCCCCGACACCGACGGCCAGGTGCTGGTGATGCACGACATGTTCGGCATCAGCGCCGGCCACATACCCAAGTTTTCCAAGAATTTCCTGATTGAAGCCGCTGACATGCAAAGCGCCGTCAGCCGCTTCGTATCCGACGTGGCCGAAGGGCGTTTCCCTGCGGCCGAGCATTCGTTTGATTGA
- the panC gene encoding pantoate--beta-alanine ligase: MRTVHSVKDLRAQVKAWRQKGERVALVPTMGNLHEGHLTLVREAKHQADRVVVSIFVNPLQFGAGEDLGAYPRTPEEDSAALFDEGVDLLFMPSVEVLYPNGMDDHTKVEVPGISELYCGQTRPGHFRGVATVVCKLLNLVQPDLACFGMKDYQQLAVIRRMVDDLAMPVDIQGVPTVRAEDGLALSSRNGYLTGEERAKAPALYAALTAMADALKGGRRDFEALVDEAKAKLSEAGFTPDYLYLLNAQSLATATGEDQELVILAAAYLGKARLIDNLLVDLQA, from the coding sequence ATGCGCACAGTGCATTCCGTGAAGGACTTGCGCGCCCAGGTCAAAGCCTGGCGCCAGAAAGGTGAAAGGGTGGCCCTGGTTCCCACTATGGGTAACCTGCACGAGGGTCACCTGACCCTGGTTCGTGAAGCCAAACACCAGGCCGACCGGGTGGTGGTCTCCATCTTCGTCAATCCCCTGCAGTTTGGGGCCGGCGAAGACTTGGGGGCCTATCCCCGCACTCCGGAAGAAGACAGCGCCGCCCTCTTTGACGAAGGGGTAGACCTGCTGTTCATGCCCAGTGTCGAGGTGCTCTACCCCAACGGCATGGACGACCACACCAAGGTGGAAGTGCCCGGCATCTCCGAGCTCTACTGCGGCCAGACCCGCCCCGGTCATTTCCGTGGCGTGGCGACTGTGGTGTGCAAGCTGTTGAACCTGGTACAGCCGGACCTGGCCTGCTTTGGAATGAAGGACTACCAGCAGCTGGCCGTTATCCGCCGCATGGTGGACGACCTGGCCATGCCCGTCGACATCCAGGGCGTGCCCACGGTGCGGGCCGAAGACGGCCTGGCCCTGAGCTCCCGTAACGGCTACCTGACCGGTGAAGAACGTGCCAAGGCTCCAGCCCTGTACGCAGCCCTCACCGCAATGGCCGATGCCCTCAAGGGCGGGCGCCGGGATTTTGAGGCCCTGGTGGACGAGGCTAAGGCCAAGCTCAGCGAGGCGGGCTTTACTCCCGATTACCTCTATCTCCTTAATGCCCAGTCCCTGGCAACAGCCACCGGAGAGGACCAGGAACTGGTGATATTGGCCGCCGCCTACCTCGGTAAAGCGCGGCTTATCGACAACCTGCTGGTGGATTTGCAGGCATAA
- the panD gene encoding aspartate 1-decarboxylase: protein MQRVMLQGKLHQARVTHSVLEYEGSCAIDQDFLDAAGILEYEEIQIYNIDNGERFTTYAISGERGSKVISVNGAAAHKAKQGDRVIICAYVRLDAEEALKHKPSLVYLDAQNNVVRTSKDIPVQVA, encoded by the coding sequence ATGCAAAGAGTAATGCTGCAAGGCAAGCTGCACCAGGCACGAGTTACCCACTCTGTTTTGGAATACGAAGGTTCCTGTGCAATTGACCAGGACTTCCTGGACGCTGCCGGCATTCTGGAATACGAAGAGATCCAGATCTACAACATCGATAACGGTGAGCGCTTCACCACCTACGCCATCAGCGGCGAGCGTGGCTCCAAAGTGATCTCCGTCAACGGTGCTGCGGCTCATAAGGCCAAGCAGGGTGATCGCGTCATCATCTGCGCCTATGTGCGCCTGGACGCCGAAGAAGCCCTCAAGCACAAGCCCAGCCTGGTCTACCTGGACGCCCAGAACAACGTGGTGCGCACCAGCAAGGACATTCCGGTACAGGTTGCCTAA
- the trmB gene encoding tRNA (guanine(46)-N(7))-methyltransferase TrmB: MAASSVTSNQQGLHRRLHQEVRRHLTSPYQKPYAQHSLDAFERLKAWLAGDHRPLVLDSCCGVGESTAALAAVHSGARVLGVDKSAHRLDKHVHYTGDSDNYLVLRADLQDLWRLMADAGIRLSHHYLLYPNPWPKAAHLTRRWYAGPCLPALLALGGQLEVRSNWELYLEEFAEALALAGIASSQGAVTADPITPFERKYLQAGQSCRWLRANLKA; this comes from the coding sequence ATGGCGGCCAGCAGCGTCACCAGCAACCAGCAAGGGCTGCACCGGCGGCTGCACCAAGAGGTGCGCCGCCATCTTACCAGCCCCTACCAAAAGCCCTACGCCCAGCACAGCCTCGATGCCTTTGAGCGCCTTAAGGCTTGGCTGGCTGGGGACCACAGGCCCTTGGTGCTGGACAGCTGCTGTGGCGTTGGCGAAAGCACGGCGGCCCTGGCCGCCGTGCATTCCGGCGCCAGGGTGCTGGGGGTGGATAAATCGGCCCATCGCCTGGATAAACACGTCCATTATACCGGTGACAGCGACAACTACCTGGTGCTGAGGGCCGATCTTCAGGATCTGTGGCGGCTGATGGCCGATGCCGGCATCCGCCTTAGCCACCATTACCTCTTGTACCCCAACCCCTGGCCCAAGGCGGCGCACCTGACCCGCCGCTGGTACGCGGGGCCCTGCCTGCCGGCCCTGCTGGCTTTAGGTGGCCAGCTTGAAGTGCGTTCCAACTGGGAACTCTATCTTGAGGAATTTGCCGAGGCCCTGGCCCTTGCCGGCATTGCCAGCAGCCAGGGGGCGGTGACGGCTGACCCCATTACCCCCTTCGAGCGAAAATACCTGCAGGCAGGGCAAAGTTGCCGTTGGCTCAGGGCCAATCTCAAGGCATAA
- a CDS encoding ABC transporter permease, translated as MNSRNRIALNSIVYKEINRFMRIWVQTLVPPAITMTLYFVIFGSLIGSRVGQMGGFDYMEFIVPGLIMMSVITNSYSNVASSFFSAKFQRFIEEMLVAPIPNSIIILGFVAGGMARGLLVGIIVTLVSLFFADIQIQHPLVVVATVLLTSLLFSLGGLLNAIFAKSFDDISIVPTFVLTPLTYLGGVFYSISLLPGFWQALSHFNPILYMVNAFRYGFLGTADIALWQAFSVLGVMIVAMYSLAFYLIKNGVGLRH; from the coding sequence ATGAACAGCCGTAACCGTATCGCCCTGAATTCCATCGTCTACAAGGAAATCAACCGCTTCATGCGGATCTGGGTGCAGACCCTTGTGCCGCCGGCCATCACCATGACCCTGTACTTCGTCATCTTCGGCAGCCTGATTGGCAGCCGGGTAGGGCAGATGGGGGGCTTTGACTACATGGAGTTCATCGTGCCCGGCCTTATCATGATGTCGGTGATCACCAACTCCTACTCCAACGTGGCCTCCAGCTTCTTCTCGGCCAAGTTCCAGCGCTTTATCGAAGAGATGCTGGTCGCCCCCATCCCCAACAGCATCATCATCCTCGGCTTCGTGGCCGGCGGCATGGCCAGGGGCCTGCTGGTGGGCATCATCGTGACCCTGGTGTCGCTGTTCTTTGCCGACATCCAGATCCAGCACCCGCTGGTTGTGGTGGCCACTGTGCTGCTCACCTCCCTGCTGTTCAGCCTGGGGGGGCTGCTCAATGCCATCTTTGCCAAGAGCTTCGATGACATCTCCATAGTGCCCACCTTCGTGTTGACCCCCCTCACCTACCTTGGCGGCGTGTTCTACTCCATCAGCCTGCTGCCGGGCTTCTGGCAGGCCCTGAGCCACTTCAACCCCATCCTCTACATGGTCAATGCCTTCCGTTACGGCTTTCTCGGCACCGCCGACATCGCCCTGTGGCAGGCCTTCTCTGTGCTAGGGGTAATGATAGTGGCCATGTATAGCCTGGCCTTTTACCTCATCAAGAACGGCGTCGGACTGCGCCACTGA
- a CDS encoding ABC transporter ATP-binding protein, whose product MSASPIALDIRALKKTYKGGTQALKGIDLKVSQGDFFALLGPNGAGKSTTIGILSSLVNKSEGQVSIFGHDLDIDPVSAKSALGLVPQEFNFNQFETVLQVVVNQAGYYGVPRAKALVKAEQLLKELDLWGKKDARTRELSGGMKRRLMIARALVHEPRLLILDEPTAGVDIEIRRSMWRYLRQLNEEGLTIILTTHYLEEAEMLCRNIAIIDHGRIIENTTMKGLLGKLNTETFILDLAPGAKAPVLDGFDARMLDDHSLEVQVAKSAGLNPLFAQLSAQGVEVLSMRNKANRLEELFVTLVESGRNGGQA is encoded by the coding sequence ATGTCAGCAAGCCCCATAGCCCTCGATATCCGTGCACTCAAGAAAACCTACAAAGGCGGTACCCAGGCCCTCAAGGGCATCGATCTCAAGGTCAGCCAGGGAGATTTTTTCGCCCTGCTGGGCCCCAACGGCGCCGGTAAGTCCACCACCATCGGCATTCTGTCGTCCCTGGTCAACAAAAGCGAAGGCCAGGTCAGCATCTTCGGCCATGACCTCGACATCGACCCGGTGTCGGCCAAGAGCGCCCTGGGCCTGGTGCCCCAAGAGTTCAACTTCAACCAGTTTGAAACCGTGTTGCAGGTGGTGGTGAACCAGGCCGGCTATTACGGCGTGCCCCGGGCCAAAGCCCTGGTCAAGGCCGAGCAGCTGCTCAAGGAGCTGGATCTGTGGGGCAAGAAGGACGCCCGTACCCGGGAGCTGTCCGGGGGCATGAAGCGCCGGCTGATGATAGCCAGGGCCCTGGTTCATGAGCCACGGCTGCTTATCCTCGACGAGCCCACCGCCGGGGTCGATATCGAGATTCGCCGCTCCATGTGGCGTTACCTGCGCCAGCTCAACGAAGAAGGGCTGACCATCATCCTCACCACCCACTACCTCGAAGAAGCCGAGATGCTGTGCCGCAACATCGCCATCATCGACCACGGCCGCATCATCGAGAACACCACCATGAAAGGGCTGCTGGGTAAGCTCAACACCGAGACCTTTATCCTCGACCTGGCCCCCGGTGCCAAGGCCCCGGTACTGGACGGCTTCGACGCCCGCATGCTGGATGACCACAGCCTGGAAGTGCAGGTGGCCAAAAGCGCCGGCCTCAACCCGCTTTTTGCCCAGCTCAGCGCCCAAGGGGTGGAAGTGCTCAGCATGCGCAACAAGGCCAACCGCCTGGAAGAACTTTTTGTCACCCTGGTCGAGAGCGGCCGTAATGGAGGTCAGGCATGA